In Helianthus annuus cultivar XRQ/B chromosome 3, HanXRQr2.0-SUNRISE, whole genome shotgun sequence, a single window of DNA contains:
- the LOC110932892 gene encoding serine/threonine-protein kinase STY17 codes for MSSTRTTRSSQKRFCRAFGDCMTKPTIAASPPRHSSPRLELQVEELHKEVKKEKDLKSVYKMRLERTQDYLKYCLQTAQDNGFLNLILNKKDNAQESSAASLSSPSPSSVIIQASTDPQTPPAVQQNTDLSALIEQAKRNGWYIDPHEIELHKKIAQGSTAEIYQATWRGLDVAVKCIFPDYFNLNDCGVNFFAQEVETLSRQRHSYVLQLMGACLDPPNHGWIITEFLNMTLKDWLHGPGKRKKERVTALPPFEDRLAKALEISQGMQYLHEHKPMIIHRDLKPSNIFLDDAFHVRVADFGHARFLTNEEKAFTGETGTYVYMAPEVIRSEPYDEKCDVYSFGVILNELLTGQYPYIETDHGPSKIALEVGEGKIRPALPKHEENIEDLIELIQLSWDEDPEYRPSFATITRGLKLIYNRLANSP; via the exons ATGTCTTCCACCCGCACTACAAGAAGCTCTCAAAAAAGATTTTGCCGCGCGTTTGGTGATTGCATGACTAAACCAACCATTGCTGCTTCACCACCTCGTCACTCGAGTCCCAGACTCGAGCTTCAG GTGGAAGAGTTGCATAAAGAagtgaagaaagagaaagatCTAAAGTCTGTGTACAAGATGAGGTTGGAAAGAACACAAGATTATCTTAAATACTGTCTGCAGACAGCACAAGACAATGGATTCTTGAACCTTATTCTTAACAAAAAGGATAACGCTCAAGAATCTTCAGCGGCTTCGTTATCATCTCCGAGTCCCTCATCTGTCATCATTCAAGCTTCTACGGATCCTCAAACACCACCGGCTGTTCAACAAAATACCGATCTTTCAGCTCTCATTGAACAAGCCAAGAGAAATGGATGGTACATTGATCCACACGAG ATTGAACTCCACAAGAAAATAGCTCAAGGAAGCACAGCAGAAATATACCAAGCAACATGGAGAGGTCTAGATGTTGCAGTGAAGTGCATATTTCCTGACTACTTTAACCTAAACGATTGCGGAGTCAACTTCTTCGCTCAAGAGGTCGAAACATTATCAAGACAACGTCACAGCTACGTACTCCAGCTAATGGGCGCGTGTCTTGACCCACCTAACCACGGTTGGATCATTACCGAGTTCCTAAACATGACTTTGAAGGACTGGCTACATGGCCCGGGTAAGAGGAAGAAAGAACGTGTCACCGCACTCCCACCTTTTGAGGACCGATTAGCCAAGGCATTAGAGATTTCTCAAGGGATGCAGTATTTACATGAACACAAGCCTATGATCATACATCGGGACTTGAAACCGAGTAACATCTTTTTGGATGACGCGTTTCATGTGAGAGTTGCGGATTTTGGGCACGCCCGGTTCTTAACTAATGAAGAAAAGGCGTTTACGGGTGAAACAGGCACGTACGTGTACATGGCCCCCGAAGTGATCCGAAGTGAGCCATATGATGAAAAATGTGACGTTTACAGTTTCGGGGTAATTCTTAACGAGCTTCTAACAGGCCAATACCCGTACATTGAGACCGACCATGGTCCCTCCAAG ATTGCGTTAGAAGTAGGGGAGGGCAAGATAAGGCCAGCACTACCAAAGCATGAAGAGAACATTGAAGATCTTATCGAACTGATTCAACTCTCGTGGGACGAAGACCCGGAATACAGACCATCTTTCGCTACGATTACTCGTGGTCTGAAATTAATTTACAATAGACTTGCTAATTCTCCATAG
- the LOC110935718 gene encoding pentatricopeptide repeat-containing protein At1g03100, mitochondrial isoform X1 — protein MLVRKLRYGNLKVPYARQAVFSCSNLDAARVPRCKITWCQTVDLPPKIIHPWQSFSTVASTILVQARDPAKLSEELQNALDEQRLTDAWNLHEQHMNMEGFPRKSVVNKVLATFAQSLERQWLDRAYDLVIKAINEHKQNLLEKETLIYLSLCLARYGLPVNAATVLRKLVETEQFPPVTAWAAILAYMSQTSAGAYLAAELVLEIGFMFQDGRVDPRKKINEHLIAMKPNTTAVNIALAGCLLFEKNRKAEQILDMIPRISVKTDVTMLIIMGHLYERNGRRNELKKLKRYIDEAHDLTDSQFREFYNCLLSCHLKFGDLESASHMVLEMLRKAKKARNSLGMSTFTFDVTTIDEIDSQENLTHEKSTHAEAKEQLVLTYEDFCADRKFSRLEAEAKEQLKTLIMKFQTRLQLITTERGILQPTETIFVKLVKAFLESNKINELVQFLVNVEKEDSPVSPDSSPLIQVINTCISLGWLDQAHDLLDEMRVCGVKTESSVYSSLLKAYCKENRSTEVKSLLKDARKAGVQLDASSYEAMIESRVVGNDTQGALNLFKEMKENKLVKSGQQEFENLVNGCVGSGEAKLMAKLLQEIKDGQTIDCGVHDWNNVIHFFCRKRLMQDAEKALKKMKSLGHAPNAQTFHSLVTGYAAVGGKYTEVTELWGEMKVLGFYHGMKFDQELLDSVLYTFVRGGFFIRANEVVEMMEKGKMFVDKYKYRTLFLKYHKTFCKGKAPKFQTESQLNRREAALTFKKWVGLF, from the coding sequence ATGTTAGTAAGAAAACTCAGATATGGGAACCTAAAGGTTCCGTATGCTCGTCAAGCCGTGTTTTCTTGCAGTAATCTTGATGCTGCTAGAGTACCAAGATGCAAGATTACATGGTGTCAAACGGTTGATTTGCCACCCAAAATTATCCATCCATGGCAATCTTTTTCAACGGTGGCAAGCACGATCCTCGTTCAAGCTAGAGATCCGGCTAAGCTAAGCGAAGAACTGCAAAACGCACTCGATGAACAAAGACTAACGGATGCTTGGAACTTACACGAACAGCACATGAACATGGAAGGCTTTCCCAGAAAATCTGTGGTCAACAAGGTTCTTGCAACTTTTGCGCAAAGTCTCGAGCGTCAATGGCTTGATCGGGCGTATGATCTAGTAATCAAAGCCATTAACGAGCACAAGCAAAACTTGTTAGAGAAGGAGACTTTAATATATCTATCACTATGTCTAGCAAGATATGGTTTGCCTGTGAATGCAGCAACGGTTTTGCGGAAACTGGTTGAAACCGAACAGTTTCCTCCGGTGACTGCTTGGGCTGCGATATTAGCGTACATGTCACAAACTTCTGCTGGTGCTTACCTGGCTGCTGAGTTGGTTCTCGAGATTGGTTTCATGTTCCAAGATGGGAGGGTGGACCCGCGTAAAAAGATTAACGAACATTTGATTGCTATGAAGCCGAATACAACCGCTGTAAACATTGCACTGGCGGGTTGTCTTCTTTTTGAGAAAAATCGGAAAGCAGAGCAGATTTTGGATATGATACCTCGAATCAGTGTGAAAACTGACGTTACGATGTTGATCATTATGGGTCATTTATATGAACGGAATGGAAGAAGAAACGAGCTTAAAAAACTTAAGCGATACATCGATGAAGCGCATGATTTGACGGATAGTCAGTTTCGAGAGTTTTACAACTGTTTGCTTTCTTGCCACTTGAAATTCGGGGATTTAGAATCGGCATCACACATGGTTCTTGAAATGCTCCGAAAGGCGAAAAAAGCTCGAAATTCTCTTGGTATGTCCACCTTTACATTTGATGTCACGACGATCGATGAGATAGATTCTCAAGAGAATTTGACCCATGAAAAGTCAACTCATGCAGAGGCTAAAGAACAACTGGTATTGACTTACGAAGACTTTTGTGCGGACCGGAAGTTTTCAAGACTTGAAGCCGAGGCTAAAGAACAACTTAAGACGTTAATTATGAAGTTTCAAACTCGATTACAACTTATCACAACCGAACGTGGCATTCTCCAACCGACGGAAACAATATTTGTGAAATTAGTGAAAGCGTTCTTGGAGTCTAACAAAATAAACGAGCTTGTTCAGTTTCTAGTTAACGTAGAAAAAGAAGATTCTCCGGTTTCACCCGATAGCTCGCCGTTGATTCAAGTAATCAATACATGCATTTCTCTTGGATGGTTGGATCAGGCGCATGATCTTCTCGATGAAATGCGCGTGTGCGGTGTTAAAACGGAATCTTCGGTGTATTCATCTCTTCTAAAAGCATACTGCAAAGAGAACAGGTCAACAGAAGTCAAATCACTTCTTAAAGATGCGCGTAAAGCCGGAGTCCAGTTAGACGCAAGCTCCTACGAAGCAATGATCGAGTCGCGTGTAGTCGGTAACGATACTCAAGGAGCtttaaatctgtttaaagaaatgaaagaaaataAACTAGTGAAATCCGGTCAACAAGAGTTTGAGAATCTGGTCAACGGGTGTGTAGGAAGCGGTGAAGcgaaactaatggcaaaactttTACAGGAAATCAAAGACGGTCAAACCATTGACTGCGGCGTTCACGATTGGAACAACGTGATCCACTTTTTTTGTAGGAAAAGGTTAATGCAAGATGCGGAAAAAGCTCttaaaaagatgaaaagtttagGGCATGCTCCAAACGCTCAAACGTTTCATTCGTTAGTAACGGGTTATGCTGCAGTTGGTGGGAAGTATACAGAGGTAACGGAACTTTGGGGCGAGATGAAGGTTCTTGGTTTCTATCATGGAATGAAGTTTGATCAAGAATTGTTGGATTCGGTTCTTTATACGTTTGTGAGGGGCGGGTTTTTTATTCGGGCTAATGAAGTTGTGGAGATGATGGAAAAGGGGAAAATGTTTGTCGATAAGTATAAGTATCGTACGCTTTTTTTAAAGTATCATAAAACGTTTTGTAAAGGGAAGGCTCCCAAGTTTCAGACAGAGTCACAGTTAAACAGGAGGGAAGCTGCATTGACTTTTAAGAAATGGGTCGGGCTGTTTTGA
- the LOC110935716 gene encoding mitochondrial outer membrane protein porin 4: protein MVNGPPPFSDIGKRAKDLLTKDYNYDYKFVLSLPGSTPMGLVATGLTKGQIFLGDVSAQYKSGRTVVDVKVDTYSNVSTKVTVNEVMPSTKAVLSFDVPDHKSGKLDVQYMNPRIAIDSSIGLNPSPVLNLAAAVAHKDILLGCEVGFDTVSASFTKYTAGISFNKPDLSAALILMDKGQTLKASYVHAVDASNNTQVVAEMTHGLATLENSFTIGSAHAIDRYNRIKTRFSDNGKVAMLCQREWRPKSLITVSAEYDTKRSQVAPKWGLALALMP from the exons ATGGTCAACGGTCCACCACCCTTTTCAGATATTGGCAAACGAGCAAAAG ATCTGCTGACGAAAGATTACAACTATGACTACAAGTTTGTATTATCACTTCCTGGATCAACTCCCATG ggACTGGTTGCGACGGGTTTGACCAAAGGTCAGATTTTTCTCGGAGATGTAAGTGCACAGTATAAGAGCGGGAGGACCGTTGTAGATGTAAAAGTTGATACATATTCTAAT GTCTCAACAAAAGTAACCGTTAATGAAgtaatgccatctacaaaagcAGTTTTGAGCTTCGATGTTCCCGATCACAAGTCTGGAAAG CTTGATGTTCAGTACATGAATCCTCGAATTGCAATTGATTCCAGTATAGGCTTGAATCCATCCCCCGTTTTGAATCTCGCTGCAGCCGTCGCCCACAAGGATATCCTACTCGGCTGTGAAGTCGGTTTTGATACAGTTTCCGCTTCTTTCACTAAATACACAGCTGGCATAAGTTTTAACAAGCCCGATCTTTCAGCTGCACTTATACT GATGGACAAAGGTCAAACATTGAAGGCATCATATGTACACGCCGTGGATGCTTCAAACaacacccaggttgttgctgagatGACACATGGATTAGCCACACTGGAAAACAGTTTTACAATCGGAAGCGCTCATGCTATCGACCGCTACAACAGGATCAAAACAAGGTTCTCAGACAATGGGAAGGTGGCAATGTTGTGTCAACGAGAATGGCGACCAAAGTCATTGATAACCGTTTCAGCAGAGTATGACACCAAGAGAAGTCAAGTAGCCCCTAAGTGGGGGCTTGCATTAGCTCTCATGCCTTGA
- the LOC110935718 gene encoding pentatricopeptide repeat-containing protein At1g03100, mitochondrial isoform X2, giving the protein MLVRKLRYGNLKVPYARQAVFSCSNLDAARVPRCKITWCQTVDLPPKIIHPWQSFSTVASTILVQARDPAKLSEELQNALDEQRLTDAWNLHEQHMNMEGFPRKSVVNKVLATFAQSLERQWLDRAYDLVIKAINEHKQNLLEKETLIYLSLCLARYGLPVNAATVLRKLVETEQFPPVTAWAAILAYMSQTSAGAYLAAELVLEIGFMFQDGRVDPRKKINEHLIAMKPNTTAVNIALAGCLLFEKNRKAEQILDMIPRISVKTDVTMLIIMGHLYERNGRRNELKKLKRYIDEAHDLTDSQFREFYNCLLSCHLKFGDLESASHMVLEMLRKAKKARNSLEAKEQLVLTYEDFCADRKFSRLEAEAKEQLKTLIMKFQTRLQLITTERGILQPTETIFVKLVKAFLESNKINELVQFLVNVEKEDSPVSPDSSPLIQVINTCISLGWLDQAHDLLDEMRVCGVKTESSVYSSLLKAYCKENRSTEVKSLLKDARKAGVQLDASSYEAMIESRVVGNDTQGALNLFKEMKENKLVKSGQQEFENLVNGCVGSGEAKLMAKLLQEIKDGQTIDCGVHDWNNVIHFFCRKRLMQDAEKALKKMKSLGHAPNAQTFHSLVTGYAAVGGKYTEVTELWGEMKVLGFYHGMKFDQELLDSVLYTFVRGGFFIRANEVVEMMEKGKMFVDKYKYRTLFLKYHKTFCKGKAPKFQTESQLNRREAALTFKKWVGLF; this is encoded by the exons ATGTTAGTAAGAAAACTCAGATATGGGAACCTAAAGGTTCCGTATGCTCGTCAAGCCGTGTTTTCTTGCAGTAATCTTGATGCTGCTAGAGTACCAAGATGCAAGATTACATGGTGTCAAACGGTTGATTTGCCACCCAAAATTATCCATCCATGGCAATCTTTTTCAACGGTGGCAAGCACGATCCTCGTTCAAGCTAGAGATCCGGCTAAGCTAAGCGAAGAACTGCAAAACGCACTCGATGAACAAAGACTAACGGATGCTTGGAACTTACACGAACAGCACATGAACATGGAAGGCTTTCCCAGAAAATCTGTGGTCAACAAGGTTCTTGCAACTTTTGCGCAAAGTCTCGAGCGTCAATGGCTTGATCGGGCGTATGATCTAGTAATCAAAGCCATTAACGAGCACAAGCAAAACTTGTTAGAGAAGGAGACTTTAATATATCTATCACTATGTCTAGCAAGATATGGTTTGCCTGTGAATGCAGCAACGGTTTTGCGGAAACTGGTTGAAACCGAACAGTTTCCTCCGGTGACTGCTTGGGCTGCGATATTAGCGTACATGTCACAAACTTCTGCTGGTGCTTACCTGGCTGCTGAGTTGGTTCTCGAGATTGGTTTCATGTTCCAAGATGGGAGGGTGGACCCGCGTAAAAAGATTAACGAACATTTGATTGCTATGAAGCCGAATACAACCGCTGTAAACATTGCACTGGCGGGTTGTCTTCTTTTTGAGAAAAATCGGAAAGCAGAGCAGATTTTGGATATGATACCTCGAATCAGTGTGAAAACTGACGTTACGATGTTGATCATTATGGGTCATTTATATGAACGGAATGGAAGAAGAAACGAGCTTAAAAAACTTAAGCGATACATCGATGAAGCGCATGATTTGACGGATAGTCAGTTTCGAGAGTTTTACAACTGTTTGCTTTCTTGCCACTTGAAATTCGGGGATTTAGAATCGGCATCACACATGGTTCTTGAAATGCTCCGAAAGGCGAAAAAAGCTCGAAATTCTCTTG AGGCTAAAGAACAACTGGTATTGACTTACGAAGACTTTTGTGCGGACCGGAAGTTTTCAAGACTTGAAGCCGAGGCTAAAGAACAACTTAAGACGTTAATTATGAAGTTTCAAACTCGATTACAACTTATCACAACCGAACGTGGCATTCTCCAACCGACGGAAACAATATTTGTGAAATTAGTGAAAGCGTTCTTGGAGTCTAACAAAATAAACGAGCTTGTTCAGTTTCTAGTTAACGTAGAAAAAGAAGATTCTCCGGTTTCACCCGATAGCTCGCCGTTGATTCAAGTAATCAATACATGCATTTCTCTTGGATGGTTGGATCAGGCGCATGATCTTCTCGATGAAATGCGCGTGTGCGGTGTTAAAACGGAATCTTCGGTGTATTCATCTCTTCTAAAAGCATACTGCAAAGAGAACAGGTCAACAGAAGTCAAATCACTTCTTAAAGATGCGCGTAAAGCCGGAGTCCAGTTAGACGCAAGCTCCTACGAAGCAATGATCGAGTCGCGTGTAGTCGGTAACGATACTCAAGGAGCtttaaatctgtttaaagaaatgaaagaaaataAACTAGTGAAATCCGGTCAACAAGAGTTTGAGAATCTGGTCAACGGGTGTGTAGGAAGCGGTGAAGcgaaactaatggcaaaactttTACAGGAAATCAAAGACGGTCAAACCATTGACTGCGGCGTTCACGATTGGAACAACGTGATCCACTTTTTTTGTAGGAAAAGGTTAATGCAAGATGCGGAAAAAGCTCttaaaaagatgaaaagtttagGGCATGCTCCAAACGCTCAAACGTTTCATTCGTTAGTAACGGGTTATGCTGCAGTTGGTGGGAAGTATACAGAGGTAACGGAACTTTGGGGCGAGATGAAGGTTCTTGGTTTCTATCATGGAATGAAGTTTGATCAAGAATTGTTGGATTCGGTTCTTTATACGTTTGTGAGGGGCGGGTTTTTTATTCGGGCTAATGAAGTTGTGGAGATGATGGAAAAGGGGAAAATGTTTGTCGATAAGTATAAGTATCGTACGCTTTTTTTAAAGTATCATAAAACGTTTTGTAAAGGGAAGGCTCCCAAGTTTCAGACAGAGTCACAGTTAAACAGGAGGGAAGCTGCATTGACTTTTAAGAAATGGGTCGGGCTGTTTTGA
- the LOC110935719 gene encoding NAD(P)H-quinone oxidoreductase subunit U, chloroplastic: protein MATATAFATTTTYLGRHHPAVVTTFSSNCISFGTKPVVKFSVRSSADDASSSLAAAPEVESTEESSIEVPKGPPSLISALNVEKALRGIAITDVDHYGILGLKKGCSDDKVKPAYDVKLEELMNQGLEQEEITKKLDQLKESYSILSSVEERRLYDWSLARNENVDRYAWPFEVDTNETKTVFSPNDPPQQEPENVEPTRLVGYFLLTWIILSVTLSVAFNR, encoded by the exons ATGGCGACCGCCACCGCTTTTGCCACTACCACTACATACCTCGGCCGCCATCATCCGGCTGTCGTAACAACTTTTTCGAGCAATTGCATCAGTTTTGGTACCAAACCAGTGGTTAAGTTTAGTGTCCGGAGTTCGGCCGATGATGCATCATCATCTCTGGCAGCTGCCCCAGAAGTAGAGTCGACGGAAGAGAGCTCGATTGAAGTACCAAAGGGACCTCCTTCGTTGATCTCTGCTCTTAATGTTGAAAAAGCTCTTAGAGGAATTG CCATTACAGATGTAGATCACTATGGCATTCTAGGTCTGAAAAAGGGATGTTCAGATGACAAG GTTAAACCAGCATATGATGTAAAGCTTGAAGAGCTAATGAACCAAGGACTGGAACAAGAGGAGATAACCAAGAAGCTTGATCAATTAAAA GAGTCATACTCAATCTTGTCATCCGTGGAAGAAAGAAGACTCTATGACTGGAGCCTAGCTAGGAATGAAAACGTGGATCGATATGCTTGGCCTTTCGAGGTTGATACTAATGAAACCAAAACCGTATTTTCACCTAACGATCCTCCACAACAG GAGCCTGAAAATGTTGAGCCAACAAGACTTGTGGGATACTTTCTACTCACCTGGATCATTTTATCCGTCACATTGTCCGTTGCTTTTAATCGCTAG